Genomic window (Candidatus Neomarinimicrobiota bacterium):
ACAATTCAATGCGGAATGTGCACATCTACAATCGAGAATGCTTTATCTGATGTCAAAGGTGTAGTAAGTATCAAAATCGATGAAGAAAAGAAAGTTGGGAAAGTTGTGTATCAGGCAGGAGTTGTTGATTTGGCAGCAATTGAAAATGCGATAGCAGCTGTTGGTTACAATGCCAACGATACCAAAGCCGACCCAAAAGCATATTCCGAACTTGCAATGTGCTGTAAAGTCCCTGGCAAGGAGTAAACCATTTTAAGAACAATGAATCGGGGTTGACGCTTTATGCTAATCCCGTTTTTGTTTACTTTTTTATTTGCAGGACGCTTTACGGATCCACCTGTTGGCGTTGGTAGCCGCTACCCCAATATCACCGAAACTGATCGCGGATTTACCCTTTGTTGGTTTGAACCGGTAGGAAAAAAATTCAGCCTAAAAATGTCTGAATTTGACGGAAACTATTGGACTAATCCGGTTACAATTACTATGGGCGAGAACTATTTTATAAACTGGGCAGATTTCCCCTCAATTTATTATTTAAATGATAATCGGTTTGCCGCACACTGGCCCCAAAAGAGCGGAACCGGTCCGTATGATTATGATGTGAAAGTTTCGCAGTCATTCGACCGCGGAAAAACATGGACAACCTCTGTGACGCCGCACCGCGATAAGAAATCCGGCGAACATGGTTTCGTTTCGTTCTTCACCAATTCCAAAGGTGGCCTTGCGTTGGCTTGGCTGGATGGCCGGAATATGTCCGATGGACATGGCGGAGGAGATTACGGAGCTATGAATTTGTTCACAACCACTCTGGATCTGGATGGGAATCTTGGACCCGAAATAATGCTGGATGATAAAGTTTGTGAATGCTGCCCGACATCGGCGGTTAATACCGAAGATGGTGTATTGGTGGCATACAGAGATCGTTCCGAAACTGAAATCCGCAACATAAATGTGGTAAGATTAACCGAATCATCTTGGACAGAACCCGAGCCACTTCACAATGATAATTGGAAAATTTCCGGTTGCCCGGTGAACGGACCGAAGCTTGCGGCTAACAGTAAAAATATTGCAGCTATATGGTTCACGTCACCCAATGAAACACCACAAGTTCTGTTTTCTTTATCCAAAGATTTGGGGGAATCCTTTAATGATCCTGTAAGATTAGACAGCGGAATGCCGATTGGCAGGACCGACCTCATTTGGCTAGACGGACGAAAGGTTCTGGCAAGCTGGATGGAATACGGGGAAGACAATACACACATTATTTTTAGGACAATATCCATTGATGGGCGGTTAGGGAAACCGTTTATTGCAGCAGAAATTGACGCCGGTAGGGCCAGCGGTTACCCGGTGATTACTCGTATCGGAAGAAAGATTTTCTTGGCATGGACGAGCAGCGGCGAATCCGGGAAAGTGGAATCGAAATGGGTTCCGGTTTCAAAATTTTGATCTATTCAATTCTAATTTTTCCATTTAAAAACCCCTTTTTCTAATTTGATGATTGTGTAAATTCATTTTCATATTATGAAGCAACTCATCACAGTCTGGCTCATCCGAATCTTAACCGCAACCATTTTCATCGGAGGCGTTTTACCGGTTTTAACTACACCGGTTTCTGCCCAAGAATCCAATAAGAAGAAAAAGAAAAAAAGCCGAAAAAAACCTTCTAAGAAAAAATCATCTAAGAAGAAAAAGAAATCCTCTAAAAAAAAGAAGCGAGGAAAGGCTAAAAAGAAACGTAAAAAAAGACCCACAAAAAAGAATAAAGCAAAACGTAAAACCAAAAAATCGAGTAGTTCAAAATCAACCGTGGCAGACCGGTCACGTCCACCTAAGATGAATGTGACAGAATTTGCCGATGAGTTATACACCATTACTGAGGCACTGAATGTCAGTTCAGATCAATTATCCCGAGCAACGTCTTATCTTAAAGAGCCGGATCAAAAGCGCCTTGTTAGGCTGGATTCGAGGGAAGCATTTACGACAACGGACTATGAAAAAGCAGCAGATAATGCACCTCAAAATATCCGCCTTCAAAGACAACTCGGTTTGCATTATGAATCGGTTCAGGAATTCGAAAAGGCAAAAGATGTGTATTTCCGGCTTTTGACTAAAGAACCCCAGAATTCGGATTATCATTACTTTTTAGGTTCCCTTTATGCTAAAGTTGGCGCTATTGGGAAGGCACAGCATTCATTCGAAGAAGCCTTAGATCTCCAACCTGATCATTATCAAACGTTAAATGCGATGGCATCTTTTTTAGGTTCGCCCCGTGAAAAAAATATGAGCAATGAAGTATTATCTCGATCTGCAGTAAAAAACCCGGATGGTCCGGCTCAGCAAATGACATCCATCCAAAATAAATTGAACTCGGGAGAAGCCCAAAAGGCAATTATGTTGGCAAAATCTGCTTCTGAAGAGCATCCTAACCACAGTGGATTTATATTTCTGCAAGGCAAGGGATATGAAGATCTTGGCGAAATTGATCAATCTAAAGCGTCTTACCAAAAAGCAATCCACATGGATCCAAAAAATAAGGAATCCCATATGGCACTTGCGAACTTGTACTACAACCAAGGAAAATATGTGTATTCTGCATTGGGTTATAGTGATGTAGTCTATCTCGATCCGTATAATGTTGATGCCCGATACATGCAAGGGCTCAGTTATTACAACGCATCCGAATGGGGAAGAGCCGCCAATGCTTGGGAAGATCTTTTGCATTATGATCCACAGCATCCGTTGGTCCGCATGTTGTTGCCCCAAGCATATTATGTATTGGCAGTGGAATACAACCGAATCGGAAAATCGGCACAAGGACGCTCGGCATTTGAAAAAGCAATGAGCATTAATTCTAACACGAGATCTTGGCTTTCGGGTGCGATGCGAACCTTGGGGAAAACGTATCGGGAGCGAGGAATGTATAAAGAATCGCTGGCCGCTTTTCAGGAAGTGATCGAACTAAAACCAGCCGATTCAAATGCATACCTTGGCATGGGTGTAACCTATTGGAAAATGCAAGAAACTCAACTAGCAAAAGCTGCATGGAATCGCAGTCTGGAATTAAGCCCGGATGACAATGAAGCAAAGGGTTGGTTGTTCATTGCACATCAAGCTGGTTCTTGAGCACTCGTTTATTTCGTAATATTCCCTTTCTTAATTCTATGAGAATGAAACCCATCTTATGTTTGGTTTCGTTTTCTATTCTTTTCTCATCACATCCTGCCGATGATAAAGTCCATGAAGGCGTTCGAGCTTTTTATAATTATGAATATGATCAAGCTGTATCGATATTAACTGATGTAAGTTTTGAACATCCTGATCATCCCGGAATTTTTCTTATTTTGCCTGCTGCAAGATGGGTGCTGGCGCAGGCGCATAGTAGTGTTGAAGTTTCCTATACCGTATTAGAGCATGACTTAAATGAAGCGTTGTTTATCTATAAAGATCTGATAAAGGATAATCCGGACAATCAGGAATATCGTCTTTACTATGGTTCTGCTCTGGGCTTAAAGGCAAGGGTAAATCTTGGGAAAAAGGAATGGGTCAAAACGCTTTCAAATGCTTACAAAGGCTTCCGCATCATTCAAGATGTGGCGGAGAAAGATTCCTCCCTTGTTGACGCCAATCTCCCAATCGGTATTGTGGAATATTATGCCGGCATGAGCAATGGACTGATTCAGTTTGCCGCCGGATTGTTTGGGCTGGATGCCTCACGCGAAGTTGGACTCTTGAAAATTCGTAAGGCGGTCGAAGCAGGTTCTTGGTCATGGACTGAAGCAAGTGCGATTCTTTCTTTTATCTATTTATGGTCTGACAGAAATCCGGACGAGGCTGAAAATTTCAGCCGAAAACTGGTGGAAACATATCCGCAAAATTTTTATTACCGAATTTTGTTAACCGAAAGTTTAACTCGCAATGGGAAATTGGAAGATGCTAAAAAATCGCTGCTAATTTTGGATAATTCGATTGGAAGTCTAACGGAAATTCAGCAAAAATGGTTTTATGGATATCTTCAATTCGAATGGGCACTGTATCATTTCTATTCCGAGAATCAGGAAGTCTCAATGCGCTATGTGAAACAAACCATTTCCTCTTACGGAGCGGAATTGGATATCATTCTGGGCGAAGCGTTTTTATTGAATGGAAAATTACTCGACTTAAAAGGAGAGCGAAATGAAGCGGTGTTATCCTACCGGCGATGCAAAGAATTGGATAACATGTCGCAAGCAATGCGTGATGCAAAAGAGTTTCTTAAAAAACCATTTTCTCTACCGAAGTGATTGGATGTTGTGTTTCCTCACCGGTAAATTTGTAGTCTATGATTGAACGGCATGAAACACGAAAAGTAATGGTTGGCGATGTTGCAATCGGAGGCGGCGCGGCAATTCCGGTGCAATCCATGACCACTACCAAAACGCATGACATCAAGGCGACGCTAAAGGAAGTGGAACGCTTGGAAGAAGCGGACTGCCAAATTATCCGTATCACAGTTCCCGATGAAAAAGCAGCCAAGGCGCTACCGGAAATCAAAAAACACATGACGGTTCCGTTGGTGGCAGACATTCATTTCAATTATCGCATGGCGCTCGAAGCCGTGGATGCAGGCGCTGATAAGATCCGCATCAATCCCGGAAATATCGGCGGAAAGGCGCGCGTGAAGGAAGTGCTGGAAAAAGTGAAAGGCGCGAACCTACCAATCCGCATCGGCGTAAATGCCGGAAGTTTGGAACGGGATTTAATAAAAAAATACGGATTTCCAACCGCGGAGGCGATGGTGGAAAGTGCACGCCGGCACATTAACATTTGTAAAGAGCACGATTTTGAGGAGATTATTGTTTCCCTAAAAGCATCGGACGTAAATCTCATGATTGATTCCTACCGCCTGTTCGCCGAAGAATTTGATTTTCCCACGCATCTCGGCGTTACCGAAGCAGGGCCGACCAAGGCAGGCAGCATCAAATCCGCTGTTGGCCTCGGAACACTCTTAAAGGAAGGCATCGGAGACACGATCCGGGTGAGCCTTACGGACGATCCGGTGGAAGAAGTGCACTGCGGTTACGAGATTTTGAAATCGCTTGGGCTCGCAACCAAAGGCGTAACGGTTGTTGCCTGCCCAACCTGCGGACGTTTGGAAGTGGACCTGTTCAAGATCGCCGGTGACATGGAAGAGCGGTTGAAAAATGTGAAAACGCCGATGTCAATCGCGCTGATGGGTTGCGCGGTGAATGGCCCCGGTGAGGCGGAACATACAGATCTCGGAATTGCCTTTGGGAAAGGCGCCGGGCATTTGTATTATAAGGGCGAAAACATTGGAAAGGTTAGCGAAGATGCGGCAATGGGAAAATTGGAAGAGCTAATTTCTGATTACGAAAAAGAGGTATCTACAAAAGGAGACGAATCATGAAAATATTACTCTCATTATTATTCATCACATCGTTTGCATTCCCTCAGGATGAAGCAAATCCGAATACCATTTCCCCGGCAGTGGCTTACTGGAAAACACTGACACCGGGCGAAAAGGAACTGTATTTATTTTCGTACCTCACGCAGGTGTATGAAACGCACCAGGACTTGATCAAAAAACGTGGCTACGATGAAATAACAACCTGGTATTACGAGAACCGTGCAGAATTAATTTATGGCATTTTTGACAAACTCGAAGAGGAGGAAATCAGTCGATTTGTAACTTGGATTGACGAATATTACAGCCATGAAGAATATATAAATCGTCCATTCTATGAAGCGATGTCCTTTGCTTTTCGGTTTCAAAAAGCATCAGGAGAGACCCTTTGGGATAAGTACGAAAATATGAAATTTGATACAATAAAACCGGATAACGACTGATGTCATTTTACCGGCCGCGTTTCCTCAAGGAATGGAATTTCATTCGGCAGGAAGGCGGATATAGACTTCTTTTCAAGAAAAAGGGTTGGGTGGTTTTTTTTGCCTTTTGCACATTTTATCTTATTCGAGATTCAATTTTATATTTGCTGATTCCTTATCTTGCTTTCAAAGGAATTATTACCTGTAATTAAATGGTTTCCAAAGTTCTTAGTAGCGCTGTCCTTGGGATTGATGCCTACATTGTTGAGGTTGAGGCAAACCTTTCCGGTGCTCAGTTACCCAAATTTATAACCGTTGGCCTCCCGGAAGGTGCCGTAAAGGAAAGCAAAGAACGAGTCACAGCTGCGATTCGCAACAGCGATTTTATTTTACCATATAAACATATTACAATCAACCTTGCTCCGGCGGATATTC
Coding sequences:
- the ispG gene encoding flavodoxin-dependent (E)-4-hydroxy-3-methylbut-2-enyl-diphosphate synthase — protein: MIERHETRKVMVGDVAIGGGAAIPVQSMTTTKTHDIKATLKEVERLEEADCQIIRITVPDEKAAKALPEIKKHMTVPLVADIHFNYRMALEAVDAGADKIRINPGNIGGKARVKEVLEKVKGANLPIRIGVNAGSLERDLIKKYGFPTAEAMVESARRHINICKEHDFEEIIVSLKASDVNLMIDSYRLFAEEFDFPTHLGVTEAGPTKAGSIKSAVGLGTLLKEGIGDTIRVSLTDDPVEEVHCGYEILKSLGLATKGVTVVACPTCGRLEVDLFKIAGDMEERLKNVKTPMSIALMGCAVNGPGEAEHTDLGIAFGKGAGHLYYKGENIGKVSEDAAMGKLEELISDYEKEVSTKGDES
- a CDS encoding heavy-metal-associated domain-containing protein, encoding MKKSLILIAGAAMIIAACGGENKTADVALSTIQCGMCTSTIENALSDVKGVVSIKIDEEKKVGKVVYQAGVVDLAAIENAIAAVGYNANDTKADPKAYSELAMCCKVPGKE
- a CDS encoding exo-alpha-sialidase translates to MLIPFLFTFLFAGRFTDPPVGVGSRYPNITETDRGFTLCWFEPVGKKFSLKMSEFDGNYWTNPVTITMGENYFINWADFPSIYYLNDNRFAAHWPQKSGTGPYDYDVKVSQSFDRGKTWTTSVTPHRDKKSGEHGFVSFFTNSKGGLALAWLDGRNMSDGHGGGDYGAMNLFTTTLDLDGNLGPEIMLDDKVCECCPTSAVNTEDGVLVAYRDRSETEIRNINVVRLTESSWTEPEPLHNDNWKISGCPVNGPKLAANSKNIAAIWFTSPNETPQVLFSLSKDLGESFNDPVRLDSGMPIGRTDLIWLDGRKVLASWMEYGEDNTHIIFRTISIDGRLGKPFIAAEIDAGRASGYPVITRIGRKIFLAWTSSGESGKVESKWVPVSKF
- a CDS encoding tetratricopeptide repeat protein — encoded protein: MKQLITVWLIRILTATIFIGGVLPVLTTPVSAQESNKKKKKKSRKKPSKKKSSKKKKKSSKKKKRGKAKKKRKKRPTKKNKAKRKTKKSSSSKSTVADRSRPPKMNVTEFADELYTITEALNVSSDQLSRATSYLKEPDQKRLVRLDSREAFTTTDYEKAADNAPQNIRLQRQLGLHYESVQEFEKAKDVYFRLLTKEPQNSDYHYFLGSLYAKVGAIGKAQHSFEEALDLQPDHYQTLNAMASFLGSPREKNMSNEVLSRSAVKNPDGPAQQMTSIQNKLNSGEAQKAIMLAKSASEEHPNHSGFIFLQGKGYEDLGEIDQSKASYQKAIHMDPKNKESHMALANLYYNQGKYVYSALGYSDVVYLDPYNVDARYMQGLSYYNASEWGRAANAWEDLLHYDPQHPLVRMLLPQAYYVLAVEYNRIGKSAQGRSAFEKAMSINSNTRSWLSGAMRTLGKTYRERGMYKESLAAFQEVIELKPADSNAYLGMGVTYWKMQETQLAKAAWNRSLELSPDDNEAKGWLFIAHQAGS